In one Magallana gigas chromosome 7, xbMagGiga1.1, whole genome shotgun sequence genomic region, the following are encoded:
- the LOC105320631 gene encoding uncharacterized protein, producing MTKGNNWLCFLVITAVVGWKGGDGSLRLAEEALHRLGIDPNRPVQRETQINSFVQHVFNQIQEKQNDLRISPDRDPRVQFYDSLSENSNGRVDFDLEQGPIVGNVTKVEVAFTGHLHRNFIIDITSPSQLDRVVTTARTPHGKVADITTLVADKLSGSTLSLYISVKGAGNWIRHLRPVLAIFLDLDASVLNRRRKRFIVQTGNGSVSADTAESGNYCRLVPWTVSLRDLEWYPQFIDSPESYQANLCSGECPRAILESYFNVTNHGIFKAMLEKKLCCTPIEYNDQSLLFRNTILKVQTVKGMSVARCGCR from the exons ATGACCAAAGGTAACAATTGGTTGTGCTTCTTGGTAATAACTGCAGTTGTTGGATGGAAAGGCGGTGATGGTTCCCTCCGCCTGGCCGAAGAGGCCCTTCACAGGCTGGGCATTGACCCTAACCGTCCAGTTCAAAGGGAAACGCAGATAAATTCGTTCGTGCAGCACGTGTTTAACCAGATTCAGGAGAAACAAAACGATTTACGGATATCTCCCGACAGAGACCCCAGGGTGCAGTTTTATGACTCCCTGTCAG AAAATTCAAACGGAAGAGTGGATTTCGACCTTGAGCAGGGTCCTATCGTAGGCAATGTCACCAAGGTGGAGGTCGCATTCACCGGTCATCTCCATAGAAACTTTATCATTGATATCACATCTCCAAGTCAGCTGGACAGAG TAGTCACCACTGCACGGACTCCACACGGCAAGGTGGCAGACATTACGACTCTCGTTGCAGACAAGCTTTCTGGTTCTACTCTTTCTCTCTACATCTCCGTCAAGGGTGCAGGGAACTGGATCAGACATCTACGTCCCGTTCTAGCAATATTTCTGGATCTTGATGCTTCTGTTTTGAATCGACGTCGAAAGCGTTTTATTGTTCAGACAGGAAATGGTTCGGTTTCCGCGGATACGGCTGAAAGTGGAAATTACTGCCGTTTAGTACCATGGACGGTTAGTCTTCGGGATCTGGAGTGGTATCCACAATTTATTGACTCCCCAGAATCTTATCAGGCAAATCTTTGTTCCGGTGAGTGTCCCCGAGCAATATTAGAGAGTTATTTCAATGTCACAAACCACGGAATCTTCAAGGCGATGTTGGAGAAGAAACTTTGTTGTACCCCTATTGAGTACAACGATCAGTCTCTGCTGTTTAGAAATACAATCCTGAAGGTTCAGACGGTCAAGGGCATGTCTGTGGCAAGGTGTGGGTGTCGCTGA